The Anaerohalosphaeraceae bacterium genomic interval TCGTAACAAGGTAGCCGTAGGGGAACCTGCGGCTGGATCACCTCCTTTCTAAGGGATAACTTAGACTCGGTCGGGGCAATTATGCCTTTTTCAACGACCGTGAATAAGTCAGGCGATCCTCGCTGCTTACGGTATCAACTGTTGGTCTATCAAAGCCCTGTCGGTTTCGACAGGGCTTTTTTTGTTGGTTCAATTGATGCTGCTCTGCGGGAAAGAAAAACAGTCGGTTTCAGAAAGAAGGAAACGTGTTTACTTTTTTCGTGCGTAGCGTCGGCGGTCGGCTTCTTTCAGCAGACGTTTGCGCAGACGAATGGCGGCCGGTGTGATTTCCACGAGTTCATCGTCCTGAATGTATTCGAGGGCGGCCTCGAGCGAGAGAATCCGCGGAGGTTTGACCCGCGCGGCATCGTCTTTGGAGGAAGCGCGGATGTTGGTCAGATTTTTGGTTTTGGTCGGGTTGACCGGGATGTCGTTGTCTTTGCAGTGTTCGCCGACAATCTGGCCTTCATAGACCTGGTCGCCGGGTTTGACAAAGAAGGTGCCGCGGTCAAAAAGAGCGTCGAGGGCATAGGCGGTTACTGTGCCGGGCTCTGTGGCAATCATCACGCCGGCCTGCCGCTGCGGAATGGCCCCCCGCATCGGCTCATAACCGTCAAAGCTGTGATGCACAGAGGCCCGTCCCTGTGTGGCGGTCATCAAACGCGGGTGGAGTCCGAAAAGCCCGCGGGAAGGAATCTTAAAACGCATCTGAATATAATCGCTGGTGCCGGTTTTTCCTTCCACGGTCAGCAGTTCGGCCCGGCGTTCACCCAGCAGGGCCATGACGGCATTTTGGCAGTCAATCGGGCAGTCGATAAACAGCTGCTCCATTGGTTCCTGATGGATGCCGTCGATGACACGGATGATGACTTCGGGCTTTCCGACGCACAGTTCATACCCTTCCCGTCTCATATTCTCCAGGAGGATGCCCAGATGCATCAGGCCGCGTCCGGAGACTTTAAATTCGTCGGGGGTTTCGCCGGGTTCAACGCGCAGGGCGACATTCGTCTGCAGTTCCTTCTCCAGGCGCTCTTTGAGGTGTCGTGTCGTCACGTATTTGCCTTCGCGTCCGGCAAAGGGGCCGTCGTTGATGCGGAAGGTCATATGCATCGTGGGTTCATCGACGGCAATAACCGGCAGGGCGGAGGGGCGATCCGGGCAGGCGATGGTGTTGCCGATTTCGACCGGGTCCAGCCCGGCAATGGCGCAGATATCCCCGGCGCTGACTTCCATACACGGCTTTTTTCCGAGGCCGCTGAACGTATAAAGCTGAACGACTTTCTGCTGGGTATGTCTGCCTTCGTTGTCGATAACC includes:
- the typA gene encoding translational GTPase TypA gives rise to the protein MWSPEQIRNVAIIAHVDHGKTTLVDQLLYQSGMFRESELDKLAGGQHGLIMDSNPLERERGITIFSKNCAIEYTDPEGREYKINIMDTPGHADFGGEVERVLKMADGVLLLVDAFDGPMPQTRFVLSKALSHKLKPIVVINKVDRPDARPNDVLNEVFDLFVSLNADNEALDFPVLYASARYGWAVRELDQPRQNMEPIFQTIIDQVPAPKADAEAPLQMLVTSVDYSEYVGRIAIGRLFAGRVAQAGMVTVIDNEGRHTQQKVVQLYTFSGLGKKPCMEVSAGDICAIAGLDPVEIGNTIACPDRPSALPVIAVDEPTMHMTFRINDGPFAGREGKYVTTRHLKERLEKELQTNVALRVEPGETPDEFKVSGRGLMHLGILLENMRREGYELCVGKPEVIIRVIDGIHQEPMEQLFIDCPIDCQNAVMALLGERRAELLTVEGKTGTSDYIQMRFKIPSRGLFGLHPRLMTATQGRASVHHSFDGYEPMRGAIPQRQAGVMIATEPGTVTAYALDALFDRGTFFVKPGDQVYEGQIVGEHCKDNDIPVNPTKTKNLTNIRASSKDDAARVKPPRILSLEAALEYIQDDELVEITPAAIRLRKRLLKEADRRRYARKK